From the Sporocytophaga myxococcoides DSM 11118 genome, one window contains:
- a CDS encoding radical SAM protein, with the protein MKIFKDLFIKHNNLNESNFYILYSNNTCLSGVIEIVPGSDGGHVENSIIKEPTIEGRYTLRDNSIDLQLQDGEWISWKKITDDLYQENDREIIRLTDYNLTEAFLITHQNQIQKKIEAVQPGYTVLDTGLETENIFVANWFLGNTCSYSCSYCPSYLNDGSIPWTDLEILKNFIDTLFEKKAGQKIVIEFTGGEVTLYKDYGALCSYIKSKGGVISMITNGSRTMDWWRKNVQHFDVIAFSYHTEFADRAKYLELADFLKDKVDLNCNIMTPPGKLDFCQELGEDIRKLGIYTVNLMPLIEDLEGELLPGYTQLELDEIDQFNSTTSAEPIVNKTKVINKRSDLSKVYPDGKRQKVSPPLLVSSKENTWWGWNCLSGVTQIAINANGDIFRGWCMVGGKIGNIGNPNLKLPDDPVLCNKELCHCHFDFYSKKEIV; encoded by the coding sequence ATGAAAATATTTAAAGATTTATTCATCAAACACAACAATCTGAACGAAAGTAATTTTTACATTTTGTATAGTAACAACACATGCCTAAGCGGTGTGATTGAGATTGTACCTGGATCAGATGGAGGACATGTGGAAAATTCGATAATAAAAGAACCAACCATTGAAGGCCGGTATACTTTGAGAGATAACAGCATCGACCTTCAATTGCAGGATGGTGAATGGATATCATGGAAAAAAATTACAGATGATTTGTATCAGGAAAATGATCGGGAAATCATTCGTCTTACAGATTACAATCTAACTGAAGCATTTCTTATTACCCATCAGAATCAGATTCAGAAAAAAATAGAAGCTGTACAACCTGGCTATACAGTGCTTGACACAGGACTTGAGACTGAAAATATTTTTGTAGCTAACTGGTTTCTAGGTAACACATGCAGTTACTCCTGCAGCTATTGCCCTTCTTACCTTAATGATGGCTCTATCCCATGGACTGACCTTGAGATTCTGAAAAACTTCATTGATACTCTTTTTGAGAAAAAGGCTGGACAAAAAATTGTAATAGAGTTTACCGGCGGAGAAGTCACGCTTTACAAAGATTATGGAGCTCTATGTTCATATATAAAGTCTAAAGGCGGTGTCATTTCAATGATAACCAATGGTTCGAGAACAATGGACTGGTGGAGAAAGAATGTTCAGCATTTTGATGTAATAGCATTCAGTTACCATACAGAGTTTGCTGATCGCGCGAAATATCTGGAGCTTGCCGATTTTCTAAAAGATAAAGTAGACCTGAACTGTAATATTATGACTCCTCCTGGCAAGCTAGACTTCTGCCAGGAACTGGGAGAAGATATTCGTAAGCTGGGCATATATACTGTAAACCTGATGCCATTGATAGAAGATTTGGAAGGTGAACTCCTGCCAGGCTACACACAACTTGAACTTGATGAGATAGATCAATTCAACTCTACTACTTCGGCAGAACCTATTGTCAATAAAACAAAGGTTATCAATAAGAGATCTGATCTTTCAAAGGTTTATCCAGATGGAAAAAGACAAAAGGTATCTCCTCCTCTTCTGGTTTCTTCAAAGGAAAATACCTGGTGGGGTTGGAATTGCTTAAGCGGAGTTACTCAAATAGCCATTAATGCTAATGGTGATATATTCCGCGGATGGTGCATGGTTGGCGGAAAGATCGGTAACATAGGAAACCCTAACTTAAAACTTCCGGACGATCCTGTTTTGTGCAACAAAGAATTATGTCATTGTCATTTTGACTTTTATTCCAAAAAAGAAATTGTATAA